In Struthio camelus isolate bStrCam1 chromosome 20, bStrCam1.hap1, whole genome shotgun sequence, the DNA window TTAACATCTGTAGTGGGCTCTTAGTTTAAACGTTCTGTTCTTTAAATGCCAAAATCGTAAacgtttttcttcctttgtattgtTTAAGTCTCTTCTAGAGACTTTCCTGTTTCTTTGGGTCATCTTTTAACATtgggcccaaaaaaaaaaaaaaagtagtagaattAAACAACGAAATCTCTAACTGTGTATCAGCTGACTGCTTTGTATCTTCTGTGACTTAAGCAGAACTATTACTTTCTTAGCTGGAAATAGTGGAGTTGATAGTACAGTTTTGAATTAGCAACCCTAAAAACTTGGGTAgctcgctgctctgcctgtgtgctGGTATCTAAAGGGATGAGTTTTTGCAGAAAAAGTATATTCTAAATATGCAAGATTAGTATAATTTTCCAATTTATGCTGTGTAGCTATCTTTCTGCTGAACTTGGATAGCATTAAAGAAAGAGTGTTTGAGCATTACTATTTGTTAGGTCACTAAAAGGGATGAAGATTCTTCTCTGATGCAACTTAAAGAAGAGTTTCGGAGTTACGAGGCTTTGCGGAGAGAGCACGATGCCCAAATTGTTCACATTGCTATGGAAGCAGGACTTCGAATATCACCAGAACAATGGTCTTCCCTTCTTTATGGTGACTTGGCGCATAAATCGCACATGCAATCCATTATTGACAAGGTTCGTCGAAGAGATGGTTTAGTATCCTAGTAGGATTAGCTATGACTGTTAAATGGTATAATAAAAATCCTAGAACCACTACAGTTACCTTTCTGTCTTTAATTGTatcaaatattaattaaaactAGAATGAaggacttttttcccctgctgtagTGTAACCTTTACATGAAGacgttttgtttttcttgtagttAAAGTCTAGTTAAAGTCTGTGTCTTATGATGAAGCTTCATAGGGCAGATTCTGAGCTGAGAAATGAAATCTCTCTCCACTGATATTCACTGTATGCCATCTGAAGACACAACTTATTACACTGGTTTCTAAATGCAATCAAAACCATTTTAAAACCAATAGGTTCCCAGTTACAGGAAGCAACACACTAACGCTCCCTTTATTCTCAGCTCCAGTCTCCAGAATCTTTTGCGAAGAGTGTACAAGAGTTGACAATTGTCTTGCAGCGCACAGGGGATCCTGCAAACTTAAACAGGCTAAGGCCTCATTTAGAGCTTCTAGCAAACATAGATCCAAATCCAGGTATGCaaattaggctttaaaaaaaaaactttacgtTTTTTCATATCTAGGCAAATAAATTAAGGTAATGATCTCTGTTCCCAGTTTCAAAATTCCTCATAATTTTTGTGGCATATTATAAACTGTTCTCCCGGATTCTTTCCTTATACTTGGTGTTTTGAGGAACTAGAAAAGTTGCTTCTTATTTATGATGCTACTGGAATTACTAACAGATTGACAAGCCTGTTCTTAATAATTTTAGATGCAGCATCCCCAACATGGGAGCAGCTGGAAAATGCAATGGTGGCTGTAAAGACTGTGGTACATGGGCTGGTAGATTTCATCCAGAATTATAGTAGAAAAGGCCATGAAACTCCACAGGTAACTGTATTTGACTGTTGCCTGCTGTGTTTTGATGTACGTTTACTAAAAGATCTAACTTGGAAAAGATAGCTGTTGATTTGAAATATTTACAGCCTTTTCTGTGAAATAATTGATGACACTGTTGTCTGCTGGGTTCAGGTTTTGAGAACTTAACACTTCTGAATGTGGAACACAGCAGAGCTTACTGCAGCAAGCTCAGTACAGTGACATAATACTTAGCCCTTCAGCAAGCAACTTCCTTAGTTTGAAGATGCAAAACGTCAAAACATGTCATGGATGTGTTttaagtgtgtgtgcatgtgtattgtAAACCTCTCTTTATGTAAAACTCTATTAGATTGTAAGTGGAATGACTTTTATGTGTTTTAAGCCACAACCAAATAGCAAATACAAAACAAGTATGTGCCGAGACCTTCGACAGCAAGGGGGATGCCCAAGAGGTACCAACTGTACGTTTGCTCATTCTCAGGAAGAGCTTGAAAAGTGAGTATGGGAGATAATGTTTTTCGATTTAAATCCAAACTGTTTCCATAAAACTTTGAAAATGACTGCTTCTATGCATAAATCTGTTCTGGAGGATCTGTGAATTCCTTGAAGTTACAGCTCTGTATGTAAAGTTGGAGGTACATTAAAGCATTGTCTGTAAATTAATTTCAATGCTACCTTGTATTCTACTCCATATGAagcaaaatttccttttctgaaacaaaGCCTAGGCTCAGGGCCTATCCTTGATCTGTTATGCCACCCACAGGAGAACGAATGATGGTTGCAACGATTTGAATTGAATTGGGGAATAAAGTGAGTTGTTTAGCTAGTATGTAATGCACGCATCCTTAAAGGATTTGAGTGAAAATAGTATTTCCAAAGAACTGCTCAAGTGGATCTCCTAAGAGGAGGTGGATCTTTGGCTAGAAGGAGGAGACTGATTCTCTGCTTGCGTATTAAGCTAAATTATTGAAAATAAGCACCAACTTAAAATCCTGTAACTTTTGAGTGTTGCGTTCCTTTCAATCTCTTCTATTCTGTCAGTTTTACAAATACCTTAAACTGCACAGTATGCACTGTCatctgtcttttctgtgtttgcaCGTATATTTCTATATAGGTATCGTTTGAGGAACAAAAAAATCAGCGCAACTGTGAGAACCTTCCCCCTTCTAAATAAAGTTGGCGTCAATAGCACCGTCTCAACCACAACAGGAAACGTAATTTCTGTCATAGGAAGCCCTGAAGCAACAGGGAAGATGGTGCCAAGTACTAATGGAATAGCTAATCTAGAAAGTGGTGTTCCCCAGTTGATTCCTCGCTGTGCAGACACATCCCTGAGAGCTTTGGAGAACGCCAAGAAGGGAGGGAAGGCTGGAGCCAATGGCCAGAATGTGTCTGGATCCCCTACTGAATCACTACCTGAAAAGTAGGTAAAGCTTTTGCATTAAAATGACTAAAGACAACATTTTGCTTTTAGATTATCGTGGCAAACAATACACAAGGAAGTCTAGTCCGTATTTGCAGTTGTTATTAATGCTTACTGGCTACGGAGTCGTGCAAGATCTCATACTGCAGTGCAGATACCGTTTTTCAGAGTCTGTGAATTTAAGTTGTCAGGGCCGGTTTTAGTTGTTTTAGCTTTTAAATAGTCCTGTGTAACATAGATAAAGCCATTAATATCTCTGTGTATCTTTTTATTCACCTATTCTTAGCCTAGTATCTAACCTAGTAttgggttattaaaaaaaaaaaaaaaaattgcacttacACTGTTGTCGCAGCTAAGAACTACCAAGTTATGTGGTGATTTTTATCAGCAGCCATTATAAAATCCCTTTATAATCCTGGAAGATGTGGAGGTCTCCCTTAAAATTGTTTAGATACTTCTTCGTAGAGCATTGAGCCTCCAAACAACTTTTCAAAGCCTTTATTTCTTTACCGGAATACACTTACAAGTGGTATATAAGCTTCTGGGTACATATGAGTACGTTTACCTGAGCTTTTGAGCTTCCTTAAGAGGAAGTCTGTTCCAAGGTTTTAATAATAGCATCAGTTTGGGGCATGAAAAATAGAATTCCAGAGGAGGTGACACGACCTAAAGTTCCACATTACGTTGGAGTATATACTAAGAGTTGATTAACTGAAATAAGCAAAGATCTCCTTAATGATTTGTTGGTAATCCTTTTCAGTAAAATTGGTTCTCCACCCAAGACTCCTGTAAGCCAGGCAGCAGCTACCTCAGCTGGTCCTCCTAACATTGGGACAGAAGTGAATTCTGTGCCTCCAAAATCAAGCCCTTTTGTTCCCAGAGTACCTGTCTACCCTCCACATTCTGATAACGTTCAGTATTTCCAAGACCCCAGGACTCAGCTGTCCTACGAAGTTCCACAGTACCCACAGACAGGTGAGTGAGTTGAGCACCGAATAGTTCAAAATAAGCTCTGAACTTTCATCTAGATCAACCTAAATTTGTGCTgagaaatagcttttatttcaaaCCTGTGGCTTTTATTTAAGCATCAACTGAATCTGCACTTTATATAACAGTAATTGGTTCCATCACTGCATATGGGATTATTCAAGCAAACTCTTAAGAACTTACTCTAGCATCAGGTGGTTTCCAAGCTCTCAAAACAAAAGGTAGAGATGTTCAGGCAGCTAtcgaggcgggggaggggagaacAAGCGAAGTGTTAAATAATTGTTTGCGGACCTTTGGAATTATTACagtctaacttttttttaagcaatatagctttttattttggagGTAGCTATTTAACTTCATGTATAAAGAGAAAATACTTATATCTTCTCAGTAAAATATGTAGttgtatgtatattttaacatAATATGTTGGTAAATGGAATTTCTCTGCCACTGTTTGCAATTGGGTCAGGTTGGTAAATGGTCAGCACTGCCTCTGCAGAGGTAATGATAACGTGAAACTATACATTCACAGAGAAATGGTGGGGTTTGTAGAAAGGTGTCGCTTTGCTCTCTGAAGGTACTTACCAACACTATTTACAGTTTTAGAAGGTGTAAAATTCTGGGTCGTTTGTGACCacattaaatattcctttttccaaTTTTCAAGGATATTATCCACCACCTCCAACAGTACCAGCTGGTGTGGCTCCCTGTGTTCCTCGCTTTGTGAGGTCCAATAATGTTCCAGAGTCctccctcccacctgcttccGTGCCATATGCCGATCATTACAGTACATTTCCCCCTCGAGATCGACTGAATTCTCCTTACCAACCTCCTCCTCCGCAGCCGTATGGACCAGTTCCTCCTGTCCCTTCTGGAATGTATGCTCCAGTTTACGACAGCAGGCGCATCTGGCGCCCACAGATGTACCCACGAGATGATATTATTAGGAGCAATTCTTTACCTCCTATGGATGTGATGCACTCATCCGTCTATCAGACGTCATTACGTGAGAGATACAACTCTTTGGATGGGTATTACTCTGTGGCTTGCCAACCTCCAAATGAACAGAGGACTGTGCCTTTACCAAGAGTAAGTAAGGGCAGGGGGTGAAGGGAAGGTTGTCGGCTTGATTCTAAAGGTCATGACTGAAAACTTGATAAACAATTATCATAGACCTCTTCTGTTTGGTTGGGGTTACAGTAATCCAGAAACATGACCTGGGCAaagctcttgttttgtttttaaccctaATAAAATAGGCCTGTAAAATAGATCGCTGACATTCTGAATTAAGATTAGAGCCCCACTGTCTCTAATTCCAATGCATGTTGCTTGAATTAATTAAACACTTAAGAGTTGAGTTATCCTACAAAAGACCAAATTCTTCTTCAAATCCTTGTGAGATTTTTCCAGTGACATCAGTGGAAGGTTACAGAGCCAAGAGAATATGGAGGTCCAAGTGTATGTCCTGGCCCAAGTACTGAATCTCTCTTCCTGTCCGTATCCTTTTTTCCATCCCAAATATTTACCATTTAGAGTATGGTAGGATATACAGTCTTACGCGTCTTATTTGCTAGGAGCCTTGTGGTCACTTGAAGACTGGTTATGATGAACAGTTAAGACGGAAGCCGGAGCAATGGGCACAGTACCACACCCAGAAGACTCCTCTCGTGCCCTCAACCCTTCCTATGGCAACACCATCTCCAACACCGCCGTCTCCTCTCTTCAGTGTAGATTTCAGCACAGAGGTGGGAAGCCAAAGAacttctttattttcccttcctgctTCTGTAAGATGACATTTAGTATTTCCAGTAAGGATTTTCTGTGTGCCAtctatttttcataaaacaaagttaATCTTGTAGCAAAAGGAGAGTAATATCTAATAAAGAATGCTTTCAATTTGGTATTAAGCTGATGCTAAGCATGACTGTTGACAGAAGGTCAAGAAGTAAAGAAGTGATTTAACTTACCCTCTCTAAAGGAAATGTCATTTTATTGAACTTGCATTGTGAGCCTCCAGATTTTTATGTAGGGAACAACAGGTGTTTTCCATTAAGAACCACCTTCTCTTTTATACTCCTAATGGCATGATAACATGATGAATAGACTGAATCAAGCTGCAAATGCTTCTCAAGTCCCAGAGAATACATGTTCTTCAAAAGTGACAAAAGGCATTGGCAGAATATTATATACCTACATGACACAGTTCTATAAGCAAGAACGGAAAATTACCAACAGAAGCTGGATGtgtattttttttgaagtaaaataaaagtcagtcttgcagtatttattttatatacatataaactaAATGCAACCTAGAAAATGCCTAGAGCAGTGGTTCTCAAACTGGTCTCTGCTGTGATTTCATTTATAAAAGTGACACTGTTGACATTTGAGATGTGATACAGTGATTATTTGGAAGAGTAGGTTTTGCACGATAGGTGTACCTGAAGTCTCTCTTTGGGTGTGTTCAAGGTATGTCAGGATTAGGTCTTCATCCAGGTTGGAAGGTTCTGAGTTCTACTTCTGTCTGCCACTGATTTCTATGTTAAAGGAGAAATTCACGACTTCCACTCTAATTGGTCCAGGAACTTGTCTCAAGAAACTGACCACTAACATAATAGCACTGATTTGACCCTCCAGTGTTGGAAGGACAGGCATTGATTTCTAGTGGCAAAGCTTACCGTTCTTTGACTAGCTGtcagctgcactgaaaaaaaatcgaCTGTGAATCGGTTATGCGGTTCCTGAGTCAAGTTTTGAACATGCATAGAACTTCTTGATTTGACTTCTGAGATTATTTCATTAAGTAGCAGCAAATGTCTTTCCTTATTTTAAGACTGAATTCcttgtttttcatatttactACTTATTTATTCCATTTTCCGTAGTTCTCGGAGAGCGTCAGTGATTTGAGTGGAACTAAATTTGAGGAAGATCATCTCTCCCACTATTCCCCGTGGTCTTGTGGCACTATTGGCTCTTGTATAAATGCTATTGACTCGGAGCCCAAGGATGTGATTGCCAACTCAAACGCTGTTCTGATGGTAGGGCTTTTCTGCCTTTTACCTCCTTAATGTAATGAGACTTGCATGCTGAAGTGTCTTCTCTTTGATTAAGCAaggccttcctcctcccccccccccttttttttgataGCATCGACATTGTAGTTTAAGGTAGTTCTACCTGTTTGAAATTGTTTGGAATATCTTTTCCCAATTTTGTGAACTGTATATGTTTCAGTGACAGAATATAGTGCTATGAATAATATTCTTAAAcgtttaaaataactattttaataaCAGTTCTGTGTAAATTGAACTTGTAGGCAAAACATCGAGTTCATGGTCTGTAAATTGATAAGAATTCCTTACATTTAAATGCGTTCTCAGATCTGTTTGTTAAAACGatgggataaaaaaaaataagatgggaAATTCTTATGTCTCTTCAGAAATGTATTTGCtcttatttacatatatatgtgtgtgggtgtctatGTTTATGTGTATATTTACCATGTGAAACATCTGAAATAGTCTCAGAATATTTTATAATGGCAGACTTGACTGGTTAATATAGGGTCACTGTGGCCAGTTCAGAGCAGAAGTCTCTCAATGGAGAGTAGTCTATGCTGCATGAGTAAATTACTGGGCTTTTCAGGACTCTAAGATTTGTTATGTTACCATTGTTTCAGGGAACCTTTACTTTGAAGTTAGTTCCAGGAGCAATGTAGGCTTTACAGAAATGACatgaaaaaagctaaaatattgtGGACCCAGGATAATCAGCATGATCCTTAATCTTGGCTGCTGTGTACCTGCAGAGCATCTGTATGAACTGTTTCCCTAGAATATGCTCTTGGGTAGAAGGCACGTTCTCCCTGCAGTGAACAGTTCAATATAAATAAatctgtggaggaaaaaaaaaaatatgactttattGCCCAATTTCCATGAAAGAAAAGACTAATTGAAATACTTTAGGGagccaaaaaaaaagtatgaatcaTAGACTACAGATTGATTTTTGCATAAGTAAGTCTTCATGCTTTTTTGGAGGCTTTCCGCTCTATAGCGTAGCAGATTACCTTTGCAGTCTATGTAACAAATGTAAGCAAATTCATCCTATACCTGCTTGATACTGCCTCCTTCAAATATAGAAAAGGGTACTGAAGGACATAAGACTGTCGTCTTAAAGCATACTGGACCTTTTTCCAACTAGAAACACTAGCTTGAAAAGCAAAACTACTTGTAACACTGCCTGTAGGTTTCTAATGGTCAGTTTGCCATTAAAGGGCATTAGTTAAATCATTGTGTCTCATTTTGGTGCAAATTAGCAGCCTTGTATTCAGTAATGATAATGAGAAAGTCATTGGCCATCTGAATGATCCAGCAACCTCCAATCAGtccctttatatttttctgtctccCAAACTTGTAGGATTTGGACAGTGGGGATGTCAAAAGGAGAGTACATTTATTTGAAACTcagagaagggcaaaggaggAAGATCCTATAATCCCATTTAGTGATGGACCGATCATCTCCAAGTGGGGTGCAATCTCCAGGTCATCCCGCACTGGTTATCACACAACAGATCCTATTCAAGCCACTGCTTCCCAAGGAAGTGCTACTAAGCCCATCAGTGTATCAGGTACAAGTATAGGCTTCCTATTGCCAGTAGAGCACATTTCACAAGAGCGTTTGTTGATGATGGAAAGAACTAAAATATCTGTATATCCTGCTTtaagaatggagaagaaaatgaattgtATCTTAATCTGTTGCAGATTATGTCCCTTATGTCAATGCTGTTGATTCAAGATGGAGTTCCTATGGCACAGATTCCACTTCGTCAGCACGTTACCCAGAACGGTAGGGACTTTATTTCCATGTGTGTTTGTTCTTAAGCATTTGCTATAACTTGTTACTCTTAAAAATCCTGAACGTGGAAAAACACGTGAAACGCTTAATAGACCGTCTTCATTTTAAAGGTAACGGATTTTCCTATCCAGCATAAGGCCTTGGAAAAACTAGGTTAAAACTTGTGTAGTACTTAAACCTAATGCAGCTATTAGTAACTCGCTTATTAGCAGCATTATGCTTGAGAGGCCTAATCAAAGAACTGGAGTTGGGTACTGCCGAGCTGTAATCTCAAGATCTATAACCTTGAGTGAGTTATCTCAAATTTTCCTGCAGCATCTTCCATGTGTGTAAAATAAGGCTGTCTGTATCATATAATGCCTTGGAGTATTGTGTACTATTATTGGATGAAGAGCTTGTTATGCATTTGGACATAaactatgtggaaaaaaaataacatgacAGGCGAGTGAAGTTTGAGAGGCCTGTGACTTAGAGGGCTTGTTTTTAATCCCTAATTTCACCTGCTTGATGTAATATCTACTTTCTCTTAAAGGGACAGATTCATAGTTACAGATTTGTCTGGTCACAGAAAGCATTCCAGCACTGGAGATCTGTTGAGCATTGAATTGCAGCAGGTAAGATCAGTTATGCCATGTGTAAAACTTCATTTGGTTAAGTGActttaaagaaattgtttttctgtaTAACTTAACAGAACTAACTAGTACAATTGACAAAATCGTCAGTGAAGGTTACCTGGACATTAGTACTGCAAACACTTAGTACGATGCGTGAGAACTGTTACTGTGAGctgttccattgacttcagtaagactGTTTTTTGGAAGCCTGATAAATGTCAGAAAtccagaacaaaataaatatggTGTGTTGAAAGAATACGTAGTTGTACATCTAGAGAGAGGACTGTTCTCTTTGTGAGCTGATTTATTTTGCCATTTGACAATATACAGTTAAGTGTAGTTGTAGGTAACTGATATGTTTCTTTCCATAGGCCAAAAGTAATTCATTATTACTTCAGAGAGAGGCGAATGCACTAGCCATGCAACAGAAGTGGAATTCTCTAGATGAAGGCAGTCGCCTTACCTTAAATCTTTTAAGCAAGGAAATTGATTTGAGGAATGGTGAGGTAAAGAAAGGGGTGACTGGGAGGAAAGAAATCTTTGAGATACGGGGGATTTAtgtatgcacacagacacacgctCTTAGTTTTAACATGCCTAAATATTTATAACACATTCTGTGCAAGTTGAGTTGTTGCCCTCAGTTACTTCCCTGAGATGAAGTAGGTGCACCTGCTATGATGCTTCTCCAATCCTGCATTTACAAAATGGCAAGAATGTGACCATCCATCTTTCACACGATCCTTATTCTTTGCTCTAGTTGTAGATGTTATAAATATAAATCCTCTGGCAACGGACTCTACAGAAACTACCATTCCAGTATTCATAGtattcattttttctctctgtttcagtaCTTTTAATGCAATCAGATTTTGCTGTGTATCCTATTTTGTCTATACCCAAAGTTCTGTTTGTGTCTGGCTTGCTCTTTTGTAGCCTAGAAATGTTGTGTCCTAGAAATGCACCTTCTATTTTCACTTTTTGTACTTGTGTTATATGCAGCAGGTGAAAAGCCTACCTGATgcttaaataatgtatttaattcttttttcagacTGATTATACTGAAGACTGTGCAGATACAAAGCCAGATCGAGACATTGAATTGGAGCTGTCAGCCCTTGATACAGATGAACCTGACGCGCAGGGTGAACAAATAGAAGTAAGTACAAAAAAAAGCGCATCTGAAGGAGTCATTGGGTCTTATTAGTTATTCAACAGAACttgtctttttaaattaagtttgttTAAATTGATAGcaaaggcttttattttcagtgttataCTGACACCAAATTTTCTGACACTTAATATTGTTTTAACACTAGGGGATCTCATACTTCTGCAATTCAGGTAACGGACTGTCAGTATTaacttagtttaaaaacaaaaaaacaaaccctgctgTGTTCCTTGTGATAGCTTTCAGCTTTTTGCTCTTAATCTTTTGATAGAGTTAAATaatgtgtgtgtggcggggggggggggatctcccTCCCCACACTGTTGAAATTACAGTTTAAGAATGTTTTAAACTGAAGTTCACACTTAAGTGTGATCGTGTAATTGAATTTTGCACTCACCTGACTTTTTTAATAGTCAAGTCATCCATATTATTGTAATTCACTCTTCTTTTATCTTCACTGCTACTTCGTATTTTGTTGGAGTAGAGAGAGTGTTACGGTTTCTTCTGTTATTTCCCGCTTTGCTGTGCGGTCATAAAACATTCCAGTGTTCATCCCAAGCCTGACAATGAAttatctttattaaaaacaaaacaaaacctgtacactttaaaagaaaaaaaaaaaagaaggatcttACCTTGAACTCGTTACATAATACATTCCAGTACTGGCTTCTATGcttttgtttgctctgttttttggTATGTGCTGCAGTACTATAGTATGAATACCTGTGCTTTGTCACTACATTGCAGGGGGGACACCTGCATCTTTGGTCTGTCTTTCTACCCCTAATTTTTGAAACAGTTCGCACTGTCTTTATTGCCTCCTTAGTATCTTACCTTATAAACCTTTCATTTTTGCCCCTCCGCTGACCAGCGTACTACTGTTGTCTTTCACTGCTGTCCTCTAATAACTGTGTTCCCCTTGTTGATGCTGTTTATCGGAAAAGGACTGTGAAGGGAATTTGCAAGCTGTGTTCCCTGCCTCTCACCCAAATTATTGTGTAACACAGAAGAGGAATAGGGTGCATAGGTTCCTGGGATTCTCTAGACTTTCAAACAGTTGGTCAGTGTGAAATCTAGATATGATTTATGATCTCTTCTAGAATCTGCCTCTTCTTATGTCATCTTTATAGTTGCAAAAGCACTCTGAAATGCCTGATGAGGGTGAAATATATGCAGCTAGGCAGTTTCTTGAAAAAGTTCCAGTTGAATTTCAGTCCTGTTGGGAATTTGTAATTTATAtcagtttactttaaaattttaagttaaagATATTTGTGATAATATGATAGGCAAAAGTGAAATGTGATGAGCATTCCTGGAGTAAAATGGGATATGTTCCATTGGTATGAAATTAACAGGAGTCTTTTAGTAAGACTCCTCAGTTATTTTTTCCATCAGTTGTATGTAGTGAAACGTAATGGGAAAACCTAAAGCTGGTAGTGACAGTATTGATGGacatttctcctttctccctgtAGGAGATTCTGGATATACAGCTAGGTATTAGTTCTCAAGATGATCAGCTGCTCAATGGAACAACTGTAGAGAATGGGCATCCGCTAAAGCAGCACCAGAAAGAATCTATGGAACAGAAGAGACAAAGTTTAGGTGAAGAccttgtgattctgtgagtgttAGACAAAACAGCAGTGTCTGCCAGTATTAGGCAAAACAGCAGCATCAGAATAGTTGAAGCCTGATTGTTTAAGGATGAACTATGTACCTACTCAGATTTGGATTAGACAT includes these proteins:
- the RC3H2 gene encoding roquin-2 isoform X5, producing the protein MPVQAAQWTEFLSCPICYNEFDENVHKPISLGCSHTVCKTCLNKLHRKACPFDQTAINTDIDVLPVNFALLQLVGAQVPDHQTVKLSNVGENKHYEVAKKCVEDLALYLKPLSGGKGVASLNQSALSRPMQRKLVTLVNCQLVEEEGRVRAMRAARSLGERTVTELILQHQNPQQLSANLWAAVRARGCQFLGPAMQEEALKLVLLALEDGSALSRKVLVLFVVQRLEPRFPQASKTSIGHVVQLLYRASCFKVTKRDEDSSLMQLKEEFRSYEALRREHDAQIVHIAMEAGLRISPEQWSSLLYGDLAHKSHMQSIIDKLQSPESFAKSVQELTIVLQRTGDPANLNRLRPHLELLANIDPNPDAASPTWEQLENAMVAVKTVVHGLVDFIQNYSRKGHETPQPQPNSKYKTSMCRDLRQQGGCPRGTNCTFAHSQEELEKYRLRNKKISATVRTFPLLNKVGVNSTVSTTTGNVISVIGSPEATGKMVPSTNGIANLESGVPQLIPRCADTSLRALENAKKGGKAGANGQNVSGSPTESLPENKIGSPPKTPVSQAAATSAGPPNIGTEVNSVPPKSSPFVPRVPVYPPHSDNVQYFQDPRTQLSYEVPQYPQTGYYPPPPTVPAGVAPCVPRFVRSNNVPESSLPPASVPYADHYSTFPPRDRLNSPYQPPPPQPYGPVPPVPSGMYAPVYDSRRIWRPQMYPRDDIIRSNSLPPMDVMHSSVYQTSLRERYNSLDGYYSVACQPPNEQRTVPLPREPCGHLKTGYDEQLRRKPEQWAQYHTQKTPLVPSTLPMATPSPTPPSPLFSVDFSTEFSESVSDLSGTKFEEDHLSHYSPWSCGTIGSCINAIDSEPKDVIANSNAVLMDLDSGDVKRRVHLFETQRRAKEEDPIIPFSDGPIISKWGAISRSSRTGYHTTDPIQATASQGSATKPISVSDYVPYVNAVDSRWSSYGTDSTSSARYPERDRFIVTDLSGHRKHSSTGDLLSIELQQAKSNSLLLQREANALAMQQKWNSLDEGSRLTLNLLSKEIDLRNGETDYTEDCADTKPDRDIELELSALDTDEPDAQGEQIEEILDIQLGISSQDDQLLNGTTVENGHPLKQHQKESMEQKRQSLGRNRKQSCP
- the RC3H2 gene encoding roquin-2 isoform X2; the encoded protein is MPVQAAQWTEFLSCPICYNEFDENVHKPISLGCSHTVCKTCLNKLHRKACPFDQTAINTDIDVLPVNFALLQLVGAQVPDHQTVKLSNVGENKHYEVAKKCVEDLALYLKPLSGGKGVASLNQSALSRPMQRKLVTLVNCQLVEEEGRVRAMRAARSLGERTVTELILQHQNPQQLSANLWAAVRARGCQFLGPAMQEEALKLVLLALEDGSALSRKVLVLFVVQRLEPRFPQASKTSIGHVVQLLYRASCFKVTKRDEDSSLMQLKEEFRSYEALRREHDAQIVHIAMEAGLRISPEQWSSLLYGDLAHKSHMQSIIDKLQSPESFAKSVQELTIVLQRTGDPANLNRLRPHLELLANIDPNPDAASPTWEQLENAMVAVKTVVHGLVDFIQNYSRKGHETPQPQPNSKYKTSMCRDLRQQGGCPRGTNCTFAHSQEELEKYRLRNKKISATVRTFPLLNKVGVNSTVSTTTGNVISVIGSPEATGKMVPSTNGIANLESGVPQLIPRCADTSLRALENAKKGGKAGANGQNVSGSPTESLPENKIGSPPKTPVSQAAATSAGPPNIGTEVNSVPPKSSPFVPRVPVYPPHSDNVQYFQDPRTQLSYEVPQYPQTGYYPPPPTVPAGVAPCVPRFVRSNNVPESSLPPASVPYADHYSTFPPRDRLNSPYQPPPPQPYGPVPPVPSGMYAPVYDSRRIWRPQMYPRDDIIRSNSLPPMDVMHSSVYQTSLRERYNSLDGYYSVACQPPNEQRTVPLPREPCGHLKTGYDEQLRRKPEQWAQYHTQKTPLVPSTLPMATPSPTPPSPLFSVDFSTEFSESVSDLSGTKFEEDHLSHYSPWSCGTIGSCINAIDSEPKDVIANSNAVLMDLDSGDVKRRVHLFETQRRAKEEDPIIPFSDGPIISKWGAISRSSRTGYHTTDPIQATASQGSATKPISVSDYVPYVNAVDSRWSSYGTDSTSSARYPERDRFIVTDLSGHRKHSSTGDLLSIELQQTDYTEDCADTKPDRDIELELSALDTDEPDAQGEQIENAMTTLDDKLLGEKLQYYYSSSEGEDEDSEKEDKDGESTLPESVGEVELSSDGSAINTGPKGVINDWRRFKQLETEQRQEQRREMERLIKKLSMTCRSHLDEEADKQKQKELQEKINGKMTLQEYNMIHNDEDDEEFLQRYRKQRMEEMRQQLYSGQQFKQVFEITSGEAFLDTVDKEHKSTLIMIHIYEDDIPGTESLNGCMICLAAEYPTVKFCRVKSSLIGASTRFTNNALPALLIYKAGELIGNFVRITDQLGEDFFAVDLEAFLQECGLLPEKDLVLLTSIHNPSACYSEDSDLEID